The following are encoded in a window of Megalops cyprinoides isolate fMegCyp1 chromosome 16, fMegCyp1.pri, whole genome shotgun sequence genomic DNA:
- the LOC118791494 gene encoding cyclic nucleotide-gated cation channel-like gives MTGQVAVESTDLSAHRLSVKTSMEEESERADSTLSRVQSVCDDTSSELQRVATIDPRGLNSQNSFRGRGAMSRLVSMVITLREWAHKSLLEEEERPDSFLERFRGPELRAAPSRISNNQPDASGADNKVHAKKKSDVFVMAPADDIYYRWLFVIAAAVLYNWCLLVARACFDELQTESFILWLVLDYLSDAIYILDSCVRLRTGFLEQGLLVKDLSKLRDSYVHTLQFKLDVLSILPTDLAYLATGVHTPQLRFNRLLRFPRMFEFFDRTETRTNYPNIFRICNLVLYILVIIHWNACIYFAISKSLGFGSDTWVYPNMSEPEFSSLTHGYIYCLYWSTLTLTTIGEMPAPVRDEEYLFVVFDFLVGVLIFATIVGNVGSMISNMNATRAEFQARIDAIKHYMQFRKVSKELEARVIKWFDYLWTNKKAVDEQEVLKNLPNKLRAEIAINVHLETLKKVRIFQDCEAGLLVELVLKLRPQVFSPGDYICRKGDIGKEMYIIKEGRLAVVADDGVTQYALLTAGSCFGEISILNIQGSKMGNRRTANIRSIGYSDLFCLSKDDLMEAVTEYPDAKKVLEERGREILLKEGLLDESAGGGLGGELMEEKVERLEASLDTLQTRFARLLSEYSATQQRLKQRLTTLERRLRQNGSGFLSDADGNESTNDADGTRSEAYVLL, from the exons ATGACAGGCCAGGTGGCAGTAGAGAGCACAGACCTATCAGCGCACAGGCTGTCAGTGAAGACGTCAATGGAGGAGGAGTCTGAGAGGGCGGACAGCACCTTAAGCCG CGTGCAGTCTGTGTGCGATGACACCTCCTCAGAACTGCAGAGAGTGGCCACCATCGACCCCCGGGGACTCAACTCCCAGAATTCCTTTCGGGGGAGAGGGGCCATGTCGCG cttGGTGAGCATGGTGATCACCCTGAGGGAGTGGGCCCATAAgagcctgctggaggaggaggagaggcccGACTCTTTCCTGGAGAGGTTCAGAGGGCCGGAGCTGAGAGCCGCTCCCAGCCGCATCAGTAACAACCAGCCCGATGCCTCTGGCGCAGACAACAAAGTCCATGCCAA GAAGAAGTCAGATGTGTTTGTTATGGCGCCTGCAGATGATATCTACTACCGCTGGCTATTCGTAATTGCCGCCGCTGTGCTTTACAACTGGTGCCTCCTAGTTGCCAG ggccTGCTTCGATGAGCTGCAGACTGAAAGCTTCATCCTCTGGCTGGTGCTGGACTACCTTTCCGACGCCATCTACATCCTGGACTCCTGCGTACGGCTGCGCACAG GGTTCCTGGAGCAGGGTCTACTGGTGAAGGACCTGTCCAAGCTCAGGGACAGTTATGTCCACACGCTGCAGTTCAAGCTGGACGTGCTGTCCATCCTGCCCACAGATCTGGCCTATCTGGCCACAGGTGTCCACACACCCCAGCTGCGCTTCAACCGGCTGCTGCGCTTCCCTCGCATGTTCGAGTTCTTCGACCGCACCGAGACACGCACCAACTACCCCAACATCTTCCGCATCTGCAACCTGGTGCTCTACATCCTGGTCATCATCCACTGGAACGCCTGTATCTACTTCGCCATCTCCAAGTCGCTGGGCTTCGGCTCCGACACCTGGGTGTACCCTAACATGTCGGAACCAGAGTTCAGCTCGCTCACCCACGGCTACATCTACTGCCTGTACTGgtccaccctcaccctcaccacGATTGGGGAGATGCCCGCACCAGTTCGGGATGAGGAGTACCTCTTCGTGGTCTTCGACTTCCTGGTGGGCGTCCTGATCTTTGCCACCATCGTGGGAAACGTTGGTTCCATGATCTCCAACATGAACGCCACGCGGGCCGAGTTCCAGGCCCGCATCGACGCCATCAAGCACTACATGCAGTTCCGCAAAGTCAGCAAGGAGCTGGAGGCGCGCGTCATCAAGTGGTTCGACTACCTGTGGACCAACAAGAAGGCGGTGGACGAGCAGGAGGTGCTGAAGAACCTGCCCAACAAGCTGCGGGCCGAGATCGCCATCAACGTGCACCTGGAGACGCTGAAGAAGGTGCGCATCTTCCAGGACTGCGAGGCCGGGCTGCTGGTGGAGCTGGTGCTCAAGCTGCGGCCACAGGTCTTCAGCCCCGGGGACTACATCTGCCGCAAGGGTGATATCGGCAAGGAGATGTACATCATCAAGGAGGGCCGTCTGGCTGTGGTGGCAGACGACGGGGTGACCCAGTACGCCCTGCTGACGGCCGGCAGCTGCTTCGGCGAGATCAGCATCCTCAACATCCAGGGCAGCAAGATGGGCAACCGGCGGACAGCTAACATCCGCAGCATCGGCTACTCCGACCTCTTCTGTCTGTCCAAGGACGACCTGATGGAGGCGGTGACCGAGTACCCCGACGCCAAGAAggtgctggaggagagaggccGGGAGATCCTGCTGAAGGAGGGGCTGCTGGACGAGAGCGCAGGAGGAGGGCTGGGTGGGGAGCTGatggaggagaaggtggagcGGCTGGAGGCATCGCTGGACACGCTGCAGACGCGCTTCGCCCGGCTGCTGAGCGAGTACTCAGCCACGCAGCAGAGGCTCAAGCAGCGCCTCACCACGCTCGAGCGCCGTCTCCGCCAAAACGGCAGCGGCTTCCTGTCCGACGCCGACGGCAACGAGAGCACCAACGATGCGGACGGCACGCGCAGCGAGGCATATGTCCTGCTCTGA
- the LOC118790862 gene encoding plastin-3-like isoform X1, which yields MAGKISKEELEELREAFGKVDLNSNGFICDHELHDLFKEANLPLPGYKVREIIEKLMQEGDRNKDNKISFDEFVSIFQELKSSDIAKSFRKAINRKEGILAIGGTSELSSEGTQHSFSEEERYAFVNWINKALENDPDCKHVLPMDPNTNSLFKAVGDGIVLCKMINLSVPDTIDERTINKKKLTPFTTQENLNLALNSASAIGCHVVNIGAMDLREGKPHLVLGLLWQIIKIGLFADIELSRNEALAALLREGETLEDLMKLSPEELLLRWANFHLENAGWSKINNFSSDIKLTDFSNSVKDSRAYFHLLNQIAPKGTKEDEPRIDINMSGFSEKDDLKRAEYMLQQADRLGCRQFVTPADVVSGNPKLNLAFVANLFNKYPSLTKPENQDIDWGRLEGETREERTFRNWMNSLGVNPHVNHLYGDLQDALVILQLYEKIKVPVDWNNKVNKPPYPKIGANMKKLENCNYAVELGKHEAKFSLVGIGGQDLNDGNATLTLALVWQLMRRYTLNVLEDLGDGQKANDDIIVNWVNKTLAEAGKTSKISSFKDKEISSSLAVVDLIDAIQPGSINYELVKTGSLSDEDKLDNAKYAVSMARKIGARVYALPDDLVEVKPKMVMTVFACLMGRGMKRA from the exons ATGGCAGGAAAGATCTCtaaagaggagctggaggagctgcgggAGGCCTTTGGGAAAGTGG ACTTGAACAGCAACGGCTTCATCTGCGACCATGAGCTGCACGATCTGTTCAAGGAGGCCAATCTACCCCTGCCTGGGTACAAAGTCAGGGAGATTATCGAAAAGCTGATGCAGGAGGGTGACCGCAACAAAGACAACAAGATCAGCTTCGATGAATTTGTCTCT ATCTTCCAGGAGCTGAAGAGCAGCGACATCGCCAAGAGCTTCAGGAAGGCCATCAACCGGAAGGAGGGCATCCTGGCCATCGGGGGCACCTCAGAGCTGTCCAGCGAGGGCACCCAGCACTCCTTCTCAG aggaggagaggtatGCGTTTGTGAACTGGATCAACAAAGCCCTGGAAAATGACCCAGACTGCAAGCACGTTCTGCCCATGGACCCCAACACCAACTCGCTGTTCAAGGCAGTGGGCGACGGCATCGTGCTCTG TAAAATGATCAACCTGTCGGTGCCCGACACGATCGACGAGAGAACAATAAATAAGAAGAAGCTGACGCCGTTCACTACTCAG GAGAACCTGAACCTGGCCCTGAACTCGGCCTCAGCCATCGGCTGCCACGTGGTCAACATCGGGGCGATGGACCTACGGGAAGGCAAGCCCCACCTGGTGCTTGGTCTGCTGTGGCAGATCATCAAGATCGGCCTGTTCGCCGACATCGAGCTCAGCAGGAACGAAG CCCTGGCTGCCCTGCTGAGAGAGGGCGAGACCCTGGAGGACCTGATGAAGCTGTCCCCCGAGGAGCTGCTGTTGCGCTGGGCCAACTTCCACCTGGAGAATGCCGGCTGGAGCAAGATCAACAACTTCAGCTCCGACATCAAG CTAACAGACTTCTCTAATTCAGTGAAG gactccagggCCTACTTCCACCTCCTGAACCAGATCGCCCCCAAAGGGACCAAAGAAGATGAGCCCCGCATTGACATCAACATGTCCGGCTTCAGC GAGAAGGACGACCTCAAGAGAGCTGAGTACATGCTGCAGCAGGCTGACAGGCTCGGCTGCCGGCAGTTCGTCACCCCTGCCGATGTCGTCAGCGGCAACCCCAAACTCAACCTGGCCTTCGTGGCCAACCTCTTCAACAAGTATCCCTCCCTCACGAAGCCCGAGAACCAGGACATCGACTGGGGGAGACTGGAAG GTGAGACGCGAGAGGAGAGGACGTTCCGTAACTGGATGAACTCGCTAGGGGTGAACCCCCATGTCAACCACCTCTACGG TGACCTGCAAGACGCCCTAGTCATCTTGCAACTGTACGAGAAGATCAAGGTTCCAGTCGACTGGAACAACAAAGTGAACAAGCCACCATACCCCAAAATTGGGGCTAATATGAAGAAG CTGGAGAACTGTAACTACGCTGTGGAGCTTGGGAAGCACGAGGCCAAGTTCTCTCTGGTGGGCATCGGCGGGCAGGACCTGAATGACGGCAACGCCACCCTCACGCTGGCCCTGGTGTGGCAGCTGATGAGGAG ATACACTCTGAACGTTCTAGAGGACCTTGGAGATGGACAGAAAGCtaatgatgacatcattgtcAACTGGGTCAATAAGACTTTGGCTGAGGCGGGCAAGACTTCCAAAATATCAAGCTTCAAG GATAAAGAGATTAGCTCCAGCCTCGCTGTTGTGGACTTGATCGATGCCATTCAGCCAGGCAGCATCAACTATGAGCTGGTGAAGACAGGCAGTCTCTCAGATGAGGACAAGCTGGACAATGCCAA aTACGCCGTCTCCATGGCCAGGAAGATCGGAGCCCGTGTCTACGCCCTCCCCGATGACCTGGTGGAGGTCAAACCCAAGATGGTGATGACGGTCTTCGCCTGTTTGATGGGGCGAGGGATGAAGCGGGCGTAA
- the LOC118790862 gene encoding plastin-3-like isoform X2, which produces MAGKISKEELEELREAFGKVDLNSNGFICDHELHDLFKEANLPLPGYKVREIIEKLMQEGDRNKDNKISFDEFVSIFQELKSSDIAKSFRKAINRKEGILAIGGTSELSSEGTQHSFSEEERYAFVNWINKALENDPDCKHVLPMDPNTNSLFKAVGDGIVLCKMINLSVPDTIDERTINKKKLTPFTTQENLNLALNSASAIGCHVVNIGAMDLREGKPHLVLGLLWQIIKIGLFADIELSRNEALAALLREGETLEDLMKLSPEELLLRWANFHLENAGWSKINNFSSDIKDSRAYFHLLNQIAPKGTKEDEPRIDINMSGFSEKDDLKRAEYMLQQADRLGCRQFVTPADVVSGNPKLNLAFVANLFNKYPSLTKPENQDIDWGRLEGETREERTFRNWMNSLGVNPHVNHLYGDLQDALVILQLYEKIKVPVDWNNKVNKPPYPKIGANMKKLENCNYAVELGKHEAKFSLVGIGGQDLNDGNATLTLALVWQLMRRYTLNVLEDLGDGQKANDDIIVNWVNKTLAEAGKTSKISSFKDKEISSSLAVVDLIDAIQPGSINYELVKTGSLSDEDKLDNAKYAVSMARKIGARVYALPDDLVEVKPKMVMTVFACLMGRGMKRA; this is translated from the exons ATGGCAGGAAAGATCTCtaaagaggagctggaggagctgcgggAGGCCTTTGGGAAAGTGG ACTTGAACAGCAACGGCTTCATCTGCGACCATGAGCTGCACGATCTGTTCAAGGAGGCCAATCTACCCCTGCCTGGGTACAAAGTCAGGGAGATTATCGAAAAGCTGATGCAGGAGGGTGACCGCAACAAAGACAACAAGATCAGCTTCGATGAATTTGTCTCT ATCTTCCAGGAGCTGAAGAGCAGCGACATCGCCAAGAGCTTCAGGAAGGCCATCAACCGGAAGGAGGGCATCCTGGCCATCGGGGGCACCTCAGAGCTGTCCAGCGAGGGCACCCAGCACTCCTTCTCAG aggaggagaggtatGCGTTTGTGAACTGGATCAACAAAGCCCTGGAAAATGACCCAGACTGCAAGCACGTTCTGCCCATGGACCCCAACACCAACTCGCTGTTCAAGGCAGTGGGCGACGGCATCGTGCTCTG TAAAATGATCAACCTGTCGGTGCCCGACACGATCGACGAGAGAACAATAAATAAGAAGAAGCTGACGCCGTTCACTACTCAG GAGAACCTGAACCTGGCCCTGAACTCGGCCTCAGCCATCGGCTGCCACGTGGTCAACATCGGGGCGATGGACCTACGGGAAGGCAAGCCCCACCTGGTGCTTGGTCTGCTGTGGCAGATCATCAAGATCGGCCTGTTCGCCGACATCGAGCTCAGCAGGAACGAAG CCCTGGCTGCCCTGCTGAGAGAGGGCGAGACCCTGGAGGACCTGATGAAGCTGTCCCCCGAGGAGCTGCTGTTGCGCTGGGCCAACTTCCACCTGGAGAATGCCGGCTGGAGCAAGATCAACAACTTCAGCTCCGACATCAAG gactccagggCCTACTTCCACCTCCTGAACCAGATCGCCCCCAAAGGGACCAAAGAAGATGAGCCCCGCATTGACATCAACATGTCCGGCTTCAGC GAGAAGGACGACCTCAAGAGAGCTGAGTACATGCTGCAGCAGGCTGACAGGCTCGGCTGCCGGCAGTTCGTCACCCCTGCCGATGTCGTCAGCGGCAACCCCAAACTCAACCTGGCCTTCGTGGCCAACCTCTTCAACAAGTATCCCTCCCTCACGAAGCCCGAGAACCAGGACATCGACTGGGGGAGACTGGAAG GTGAGACGCGAGAGGAGAGGACGTTCCGTAACTGGATGAACTCGCTAGGGGTGAACCCCCATGTCAACCACCTCTACGG TGACCTGCAAGACGCCCTAGTCATCTTGCAACTGTACGAGAAGATCAAGGTTCCAGTCGACTGGAACAACAAAGTGAACAAGCCACCATACCCCAAAATTGGGGCTAATATGAAGAAG CTGGAGAACTGTAACTACGCTGTGGAGCTTGGGAAGCACGAGGCCAAGTTCTCTCTGGTGGGCATCGGCGGGCAGGACCTGAATGACGGCAACGCCACCCTCACGCTGGCCCTGGTGTGGCAGCTGATGAGGAG ATACACTCTGAACGTTCTAGAGGACCTTGGAGATGGACAGAAAGCtaatgatgacatcattgtcAACTGGGTCAATAAGACTTTGGCTGAGGCGGGCAAGACTTCCAAAATATCAAGCTTCAAG GATAAAGAGATTAGCTCCAGCCTCGCTGTTGTGGACTTGATCGATGCCATTCAGCCAGGCAGCATCAACTATGAGCTGGTGAAGACAGGCAGTCTCTCAGATGAGGACAAGCTGGACAATGCCAA aTACGCCGTCTCCATGGCCAGGAAGATCGGAGCCCGTGTCTACGCCCTCCCCGATGACCTGGTGGAGGTCAAACCCAAGATGGTGATGACGGTCTTCGCCTGTTTGATGGGGCGAGGGATGAAGCGGGCGTAA